AGGCCGTTGCCGTGCCGGTCCGCGCTCAGGACGAAGGTGAACTTGGCGGACCAGCTCTCCTTGAGCCTGATCGACGCGTAGCCGATCACCGTGTCCTCGTCCCGGCCGGTCACGGCGAGGTGGTAGTCGGATCGGGGAACGAGGGTGGCACGTTCCAGCGCCCGGGCGACGAGCGCCTCCGACTCCTTGCGCGTCTGGGTGCCGATGGCCAGCGGCCGGGTCACGGAGTCGTCGCCGAGGATCGACGCGAGCGCCTCCACGTCATCGCTCCGAAGTTCCCGCAGGACCGTACGAACGCCGACGATACGAACCGGGTACACCTGCTCGCCTCCTCGCTGGGCGCCGCCCTGGAGTGCCCGCACATGACGCCGGGCGCCGTTCTGCGTCAGAGCCGTTCGGTGGGGCCGGTGTGACCGGTGAGCTCTGTGGGGCGGACCCACTTCAGCATGTCAGAGCCCAAGAATCACTAACCGTAGCGGAAAGACTACAGTTTTCCGGGGCGGCGAGGGGGCCGGAAGTCGAGGCGTTCGGGGGGCGGGCCGAGGTTCGGCGCGGGCGGATCGGCCTCGGCCGGGCCCGGCCGGTCCTCCGGGCTCCACGAGGGGGTGGGGACGGCGGGGGGCAGGGCCTGGCGGGTGTCCGGCTCGGGCACCGGCGCGCCGAAGGCGGGTGGGGGGCCCGAGGGTCCGGAGGGCGCCTCGGGCGCCTGCTCGGACTGGCGGAGGAACTCCTCGAACTCCACCGAGTGGGCCGTCGGCAGGGTGATGATGCCGGGGTTGGCGTCCACCATGAGGATGCGCCGGCCGCCGGCGGTGGCATGGGTGAAGATCATGGCGGTGGGCGGCAGCTCCTGGAGCCGGTGGGGCTCCACCAGCAGCTCGCGGGAGCTCTGCCGCCGCTCGGTCGCCGGGATGGTGCGGCCCCAGCCCGTCGAGCCGCTGATGCCCGCGACCAGGTCGGCGTCGTCGGCGGCGGGCGCGGGCAGCGGCGTCCACACCGGGTCGGTCAGGGCGTCCCCGCGGACCCGCGCGTAGGCCACGGTGCTGGCGTAGCCCGCGCCGGTCGGGTCGGGGGGCGCCAGATCGCCGGCGGCGCACGCGGTGTCGGTGATCTCGGCGATCCGCAGGCGACGCCCTGCGCCGATGTGCTCGGCCGCCACCCGGGCGTCGTCGGC
The DNA window shown above is from Thermomonospora umbrina and carries:
- a CDS encoding GNAT family N-acetyltransferase, which encodes MYPVRIVGVRTVLRELRSDDVEALASILGDDSVTRPLAIGTQTRKESEALVARALERATLVPRSDYHLAVTGRDEDTVIGYASIRLKESWSAKFTFVLSADRHGNGLATDAGAALIDFAFGDLGLHRLAATLSPDNAAAIALVTKLGGTYEGRVRHHRYTRGTWRDSLLFSLLAHEWTGHPAAQGGRRPSA